The following DNA comes from Lentibacillus sp. Marseille-P4043.
GACCAGTGATATAATCTTCTGTTCTTCTATCATTTGGCTTAGAGAATAATGTGTTTGTATCCGAAAATCCCACAATCTCACCGTGCAAAAAGAATGCCGTTTTGTCAGATATTCGTGCTGCTTGCTGCATGTTATGCGTTACGATTACAATGGTATATTTATCCTTCAATTCCATGATTAATTCCTCTATTTTCAAAGTAGAGATAGGATCTAACGCCGACGTTGGTTCATCCATTAAAATCACTTCTGGTTTGGTGGCTAATGCCCGAGCAATACATACTCTCTGTTGCTGGCCTCCTGATAATCCTCTTGCATTACTATTAAGACGATCCTTTACTTCATCCCATAAGGCTACGTCTTTTAAGGATGACTCAACAATTTGGTCAAGCTTTTTCTTACTTTTAACCCCATGAATTCGAGGTCCGTATGCAACATTATCGTAAATGGACTGTGGAAATGGGTTACCTTTCTGAAAAATCATTCCAATTTGTTTTCTTAATTCGACTAAATCAGTTCTACCACTTAAAATATTCGAACCGTTATAGTTTATTTCACCAGCCATTTTTACAGTTGGAATCATATTAACCATTAGATTAAGTGTCTTTATAAATGTAGATTTACCACATCCGGAAGGTCCGATTATTGCTGTCACCTCTCCTTTTGACATGGAAAATTTTAAATTTTTAAGAGCATGAAAACTTCCATACCATAGGTTCAGATCCTTCACATCAAAAACGGTATTGGTTTTTGTTAATGTAACACTCATTTTCTTCCTCCTTAGCCAAATCTGCCCGATATATAGTCCTCAGTTTTTTGTTGGACAGGGGTGGTGAAAATCGTTTCCGTGTCATCGTATTCAATGACTTCCCCATTTAAGAAAAAGGCAGTCTTATCCGATATTCTTGATGCTTGCTGCATATTATGTGTCACGATTACGATAGAATAATCGTTTTTAAGCTCAGCGATTAATTCTTCAACTTTTGCATTTGAAATTGGATCAAGTGCTGATGCCGGTTCATCTAATAATAAAACATTTGGTTCCATCGCAAGTGTTCTAGCAATACAAAGTCTTTGCTGTTGACCACCAGATAGCGATAAAGCACTTTCGTGAAGTCTGTCTTTTACTTCATCCCAAAGGGCTGCTTTTCTTAAACTTTCTTCCACTATTTTATCCAATTCTTTTTTGCCTTTAATTCCATAAAATCGTAATGCGAGCGTAATATTGTTATAAATAGACTTAGGAAATGGATTCGGCTTTTGAAAAACCATTCCGATCTCTTTTCTTAGTGCGATAACATTAATATTTTCATCAAGAATATTAATATCTTCATAAATTATTTCTCCCTGATTGTAAGAGATTGGAATCAAATCATTCATTCTATTGATACTTCTAAGGAAGGTTGATTTTCCACACCCTGAAGGACCAATCAGTGCTGTTACAGCGTTTTTTTTAATGTCAAATGATGCCTTTTTTACTGCTTCATTATTTCCATAAAAAATGCTTAAATCTTTGACACTCAAAATGATTTCTTTCGTTGCAAATTTATCTTCCTCATTTTGATTTTTCCTCGGTTTTTCTTGTATGCTTGTTGATTTTTTCATAGCTTTTTACACCTACCCTTTTACTTGCTAGCTGTAACCTTTCTGTGAACGAGTTTTCCTATCAAGCGGGCTAATAAATTAAAAATTAACACGGAAATAACCAAAACAGCTGATGAACCGTCTGCAATTTTTTCGACATCTGGCATAATTCCATTTGTGTTTACCGCCCATATATGCACTGACAACGTCTCTGCTGGCCGAAAGAGATTTAATGGTGAAGTTTCTGAAAAAGGATTCCAATTCCCGTAATCTAAATTTGAGGTCGATAAACCTGTCGTAAAAAGCAATGCAGCGGCTTCTCCAAAAACACGGCCAGATGCAAGGATTGCCCCCGTTAATATCCCTGGAAAGGCACTTGGAATTAGTAATGTTTTGATTGTATGCCAATGGGTAATCCCTAGCGCCAGACTTGCTTCCTTTTGCTCAGATGGAACTGACCGAATGGCATCTTCTGTAACGCGAACCATAACAGGAATATTAAAAATGGTTAATGCCAAGGCTCCCACAACAATCGAATAACCCCACCCCATCGTGTTTACGAATATAAGTAAACCAAACATACCAACCACAATGGAAGGAAGCGATGCAAGCATTTCAATGCACGAACGAATAAAGTTTGTTACCCTACCTTGTTTCGCATATTCAGCCATATAAATTCCGCCAAAAACACCTAATGGAACAGTTATCAGCATGGTGACAAATAAAACATAAAAGGAATTAAATAGTTGATCACGTATTCCCCCTCCAGCACTTACGGTACTAGATGCAGAAGTTAAAAAGTCCCATGAAATTTCCGGGACCCCTCTAAATAAAATAAAGGAAAATAATCCAGCTAGTATGATTACAATAATGGATGCTAATAAAATAAAAACACCTGTAGCTATACGGTCTGTTACCTTGCTGTTCATTAAATTTTCCTCCTAGATGACAAGTAACGAATGATTAAAATAAATAGGAATGAAATAATTAATAAGATTAATCCCATCGACCACAACGTATTATTTTCTACACTACCGTATGTGGTATGACCCATATTTAACGTAATAATGGTAGTTAGTGTTGCAGATGGGTCTAGTAATGAAGCCGGAAGATCACGAACATTTCCGATAACCATTTGAACTGCTAGTGCTTCTCCAAATGCTCTGGACATACCCAAAACAACCGCTGTTAATAATGATGGCAATGCCGCTGGAATTAAAACCTTCCGTATTGTTTGCCATCGTGTTGCCCCTAGCGCATAAGACCCTTCACGCAAGTTACCCGGTAATGTCCCCATTGCATCTGTAGCAATGGTGGTAATTGTCGGCAATATCATAACCGATAATACAATTGTTCCAGCTAACAAGCTAAAACCTGCCGGCGAGCCTTCAAACGTATTCCGTACAAGTGGTACTAACACGGTAAGACCGATAAATCCATAGACAACAGATGGAATTCCTACTAGTAATTCGATAACAGGTTGTAATACCTTTTTCCCCCAAGACGGTGCGATTTCCGTCATAAAAATGGCTCCCCCAATACCCAAAGGCGCCGCAACTAAGGCTGATAGAAATGTTACAGCGAGAGAGCCAAAAGCAAATGGCAGCGCACCATATTGAGGATTTTCATTACTGGTGGGATTCCAATCCATACTGGTTAAAAATTCAATTGGATTCACACCATTTACGATAAAAGATTGAAGTCCTTTTATTGTAAGGAAAGCAGTAATAGCAATCGTTGCAATTATCATAATAAGCGCACACAACTTAACTAGCATTCGTCCTCTGAACTCACCCTGTGATCTTTTTTTATTGGATTTTAACAACCTTTCTTTTGCTGTAGTAGCCGTCGTAGTGATTTTCATGAAATTCACCCCTAAAAATCGTAGTAGGGTAAATTCGTTATTTTACCCTACGTAATTTGAGTTAAATATTTTTTACCTAGCGTATTATTTATCAGTTTGGTTCCCTTCCGCATCACGCTTCACTTGCATTTTTGTAGCAGCAATATAACCTTGTTCAGGAAGTAACCCATCTTGTATGTCATCACTCATTAGATACTCTAAGAATGCTTTTGCTAAGCCAGTCGGTTCGCCTTTCGTATATGAATGTTCGTAAGCCCAAATGGGAAATTCACCTGATTGAACATTTTCATCTGTTGCTTCTATGCCATCCACAGATAGAGGAACGACTGAGTCATCTGTGAAATAGGAAAATGCCAAGTACCCAATTGCACCAGGAGTCTCTTTAATAATTTTCTTAACTGTATTGGAAGAATCTTCAGTTATACCTTCTGCGGGTATTGCACCATCTAAAGCATAGTTAACAAATGTTGCACGAGTACCTGATGAATCAGGACGGTTCACTAATGTAATAGCTTGATCTTTCCCACCCACTTCAGACCAGTTGGTAACCTCGCCAGTGAATACCTTAATCAAGTCTTCTTTAGAAAGATTATTAATTCCTACTTCTAGATTTACTGCAGCAGTCATACCTACCACAGCCACTTTGTGATCTACTAACTCATCAGCAGGTATCCCATCTTTTTCTTCAGCGAAGACGTCGGAGTTACCGATATCTACCGTCCCCTCAGAAACTTCACTTAATCCAGTACCAGATCCACCAGCATTGACTGTTACATCTGCTTTAGGATTTTGTGCCATGAATTCTTCTGCGGCTGCGGCAACTAACGGTTGCATTGCACTAGAACCAGAAACTACAATAGAACCACTTTTTTCATCTGAGTTTGAGCTACTTCCTTGTTCTTCTTCTCCAGCACCACATGCTGTAAGTAATCCTGCAGTTAAAATAAGAAGTACGGACAATCCTGCTAATTTTTTCAATTCTATTTCCCCCTTAATTTATAGTGTCAAGCTTGGTTTAACCAAGCTCAATTTCATCATAACTGATTAACATTAACTCACTGTAAACTAATCGTTAAAATATTGTAAATTTAACTTGAGGCCGTCAGTTTTAGTTAAAATATTTTCGTTATCTTGCTTTGCTTTTGATTTGGAATAAGATATTCTGCAGCCCTTACGTCGCATATGAGACCCCTAACGCATATTCTTTCAACTAATTTAAAAAAATAAAAAAATCAGATCATTGTCACCGTGTGATTCATAAAAGTGGGAAATTGGCAGGTTGCAGATTAACGTGTCAGGATTCCGATGAAAGATAGATTACTTGAATTAGGACGGGTAAAACTGTAATAATTTTGATACAGAAGTAAGTGGAGGTACAATATGCAATCCAACTATCAATTAACCTATGACA
Coding sequences within:
- the pstB gene encoding phosphate ABC transporter ATP-binding protein PstB, producing MKKSTSIQEKPRKNQNEEDKFATKEIILSVKDLSIFYGNNEAVKKASFDIKKNAVTALIGPSGCGKSTFLRSINRMNDLIPISYNQGEIIYEDINILDENINVIALRKEIGMVFQKPNPFPKSIYNNITLALRFYGIKGKKELDKIVEESLRKAALWDEVKDRLHESALSLSGGQQQRLCIARTLAMEPNVLLLDEPASALDPISNAKVEELIAELKNDYSIVIVTHNMQQASRISDKTAFFLNGEVIEYDDTETIFTTPVQQKTEDYISGRFG
- a CDS encoding phosphate ABC transporter substrate-binding protein, with translation MKKLAGLSVLLILTAGLLTACGAGEEEQGSSSNSDEKSGSIVVSGSSAMQPLVAAAAEEFMAQNPKADVTVNAGGSGTGLSEVSEGTVDIGNSDVFAEEKDGIPADELVDHKVAVVGMTAAVNLEVGINNLSKEDLIKVFTGEVTNWSEVGGKDQAITLVNRPDSSGTRATFVNYALDGAIPAEGITEDSSNTVKKIIKETPGAIGYLAFSYFTDDSVVPLSVDGIEATDENVQSGEFPIWAYEHSYTKGEPTGLAKAFLEYLMSDDIQDGLLPEQGYIAATKMQVKRDAEGNQTDK
- the pstA gene encoding phosphate ABC transporter permease PstA yields the protein MNSKVTDRIATGVFILLASIIVIILAGLFSFILFRGVPEISWDFLTSASSTVSAGGGIRDQLFNSFYVLFVTMLITVPLGVFGGIYMAEYAKQGRVTNFIRSCIEMLASLPSIVVGMFGLLIFVNTMGWGYSIVVGALALTIFNIPVMVRVTEDAIRSVPSEQKEASLALGITHWHTIKTLLIPSAFPGILTGAILASGRVFGEAAALLFTTGLSTSNLDYGNWNPFSETSPLNLFRPAETLSVHIWAVNTNGIMPDVEKIADGSSAVLVISVLIFNLLARLIGKLVHRKVTASK
- the pstC gene encoding phosphate ABC transporter permease subunit PstC, translating into MKITTTATTAKERLLKSNKKRSQGEFRGRMLVKLCALIMIIATIAITAFLTIKGLQSFIVNGVNPIEFLTSMDWNPTSNENPQYGALPFAFGSLAVTFLSALVAAPLGIGGAIFMTEIAPSWGKKVLQPVIELLVGIPSVVYGFIGLTVLVPLVRNTFEGSPAGFSLLAGTIVLSVMILPTITTIATDAMGTLPGNLREGSYALGATRWQTIRKVLIPAALPSLLTAVVLGMSRAFGEALAVQMVIGNVRDLPASLLDPSATLTTIITLNMGHTTYGSVENNTLWSMGLILLIISFLFILIIRYLSSRRKI
- the pstB gene encoding phosphate ABC transporter ATP-binding protein PstB, producing MSVTLTKTNTVFDVKDLNLWYGSFHALKNLKFSMSKGEVTAIIGPSGCGKSTFIKTLNLMVNMIPTVKMAGEINYNGSNILSGRTDLVELRKQIGMIFQKGNPFPQSIYDNVAYGPRIHGVKSKKKLDQIVESSLKDVALWDEVKDRLNSNARGLSGGQQQRVCIARALATKPEVILMDEPTSALDPISTLKIEELIMELKDKYTIVIVTHNMQQAARISDKTAFFLHGEIVGFSDTNTLFSKPNDRRTEDYITGRFG